The proteins below are encoded in one region of Hordeum vulgare subsp. vulgare chromosome 3H, MorexV3_pseudomolecules_assembly, whole genome shotgun sequence:
- the LOC123440796 gene encoding nuclear transcription factor Y subunit B-4-like, whose amino-acid sequence MTNREDFIHFSGFTQQPGRLSLPRAPSTSGSSSGDPNGQEGLLPIANVGRIMKDVLPPAAKVSKHAKEVIQECATEFIGFVTGEASERCRRERRKTVNGDDICHAMKTLGLDNYAGAMRRYLQRYREGEELTAALNNHSRSPVPPPPDDGMIQIDIWGERSNSRGNEKHGSD is encoded by the coding sequence ATGACGAATAGGGAGGATTTCATCCATTTCTCCGGTTTTACCCAACAACCGGGGCGCCTCAGCCTTCCTAGGGCGCCATCAACCTCAGGCTCTTCCTCGGGAGATCCTAACGGGCAAGAAGGCCTCCTGCCAATCGCCAACGTGGGGCGGATCATGAAGGACGTGCTGCCGCCGGCAGCCAAGGTCTCGAAGCACGCCAAGGAGGTGATCCAGGAGTGCGCCACGGAGTTCATCGGCTTCGTCACCGGTGAGGCCTCGGAGAGGTGCCGGCGGGAGAGGCGCAAGACGGTGAACGGCGATGACATCTGCCACGCCATGAAGACTCTTGGCCTCGACAACTACGCTGGCGCCATGCGCAGGTACCTGCAGAGGTACCGCGAGggcgaggagctcacggcggcgcTCAACAACCACAGCAGGTCGCCGGTTCCGCCGCCGCCAGATGACGGCATGATCCAGATCGACATCTGGGGCGAGCGGTCCAACTCCAGGGGCAATGAGAAGCATGGCAGCGACTGA